The following are encoded together in the Gilvimarinus sp. DA14 genome:
- a CDS encoding putative porin: protein MTKLPLFLFVSLSGVATIAGAQSVSGNSYQFELGATYSTSDADFITESNNYSVDGTYYFAPVQLKDNPYAEAAFMERAGFVSLGGGYGENETRTACVSAASGAGRTSCRTRQEGSSAGVTTGFYVADIFYFEGSYSYSDNENKYNGRTFSSNNDYWSAAIGIAPMENMLLTTSFAEGNDLFGDNYNISGKYVIPFASGQAVNLEASYAYYKDAPDIADDDDWIVGGDYYFSRAFSVGGTFNSSDNYTLRSRYFFNQALSLDVEYSEQSSVVDIDTYSVGLSARF from the coding sequence ATGACAAAGCTTCCCCTTTTCTTATTCGTATCCCTATCAGGTGTTGCAACCATTGCCGGGGCTCAGAGTGTTTCAGGCAATAGCTATCAGTTCGAGCTTGGTGCAACCTACTCCACCAGTGATGCGGATTTTATTACGGAGTCTAATAACTACTCTGTGGATGGAACCTATTACTTTGCGCCTGTGCAACTAAAAGATAACCCTTACGCTGAAGCGGCGTTTATGGAGCGCGCCGGGTTTGTCAGCTTGGGCGGCGGCTACGGCGAGAATGAAACCAGGACTGCCTGTGTGAGCGCTGCAAGTGGGGCAGGCAGGACTTCATGCAGGACGCGTCAGGAAGGCTCCAGCGCGGGTGTGACAACCGGCTTTTATGTTGCGGATATTTTTTATTTTGAGGGCAGCTATTCGTATAGCGATAACGAGAATAAGTACAACGGCAGGACCTTTAGTTCGAATAATGACTACTGGTCAGCGGCTATTGGTATTGCGCCCATGGAAAATATGCTGTTGACCACGAGTTTCGCCGAAGGTAATGATTTGTTCGGCGACAACTACAACATCAGTGGTAAGTACGTTATTCCCTTTGCATCCGGACAGGCGGTAAACCTTGAGGCAAGCTACGCCTATTACAAAGATGCACCGGACATAGCCGATGACGATGACTGGATTGTAGGCGGCGATTATTATTTTAGTCGAGCTTTTAGCGTCGGAGGTACGTTTAACTCAAGTGACAATTATACCCTGCGTTCGCGTTATTTTTTCAACCAGGCATTGAGTCTTGATGTTGAATACAGTGAGCAAAGTAGTGTTGTGGATATTGATACCTACTCTGTTGGGCTCAGTGCTCGCTTCTAG
- a CDS encoding putative porin, which translates to MQKLPLVVLLSFTSIPVWADLRMINANSQYQFELSGWYGEDNDRYPEPAQTYGVKGTYYFTPVWQGDHPYAEAAFLERASSVSLSARRRDDSDQYPCGLDATGLCHNEYVEDKILLTGSWYSAGWLFVETTYFYEQTDNSWRDDREASFDRNSWSAQVGITPLAGLRVSTGYSEESDLGENDWNVEAKYVAPLSDTQAINIELAYEYAEDDEWMLAGDYYLTQAFSIGGGLSTDDDYLLRSRYFVTDFISVDFSYYEYEGGDAYQVRLSTRF; encoded by the coding sequence ATGCAAAAACTACCTCTTGTAGTACTTCTTTCGTTCACATCCATTCCGGTGTGGGCGGATTTAAGAATGATAAACGCCAACAGTCAGTACCAATTTGAGCTCTCTGGCTGGTACGGCGAAGACAACGATCGTTATCCCGAACCCGCGCAAACTTACGGTGTTAAAGGAACCTATTACTTCACTCCGGTATGGCAAGGTGACCACCCCTATGCTGAAGCCGCTTTTTTAGAGCGCGCTAGCTCGGTGAGTTTAAGTGCGAGGCGTCGGGATGATTCGGACCAATACCCCTGTGGCCTGGATGCAACCGGCCTGTGTCATAACGAATATGTGGAAGATAAAATCCTGCTTACCGGCAGCTGGTATTCGGCGGGCTGGCTATTTGTCGAGACCACGTATTTTTATGAGCAAACCGATAACAGTTGGCGCGATGATCGCGAAGCGAGTTTTGATCGCAACAGTTGGAGTGCGCAGGTAGGTATTACACCGCTTGCCGGACTTCGGGTGTCAACCGGTTACTCTGAAGAAAGTGATCTGGGGGAAAACGATTGGAATGTCGAGGCTAAATACGTTGCCCCGTTATCGGATACCCAAGCGATCAATATTGAGCTTGCCTATGAGTATGCCGAGGACGATGAGTGGATGCTGGCAGGGGATTATTATTTGACGCAGGCATTCAGTATCGGCGGCGGGCTTTCGACCGACGACGATTATCTGTTGCGCTCACGGTATTTTGTGACTGATTTTATCAGTGTGGATTTCAGCTATTACGAATACGAAGGCGGCGATGCTTATCAGGTAAGGTTGTCCACCAGGTTTTAA
- a CDS encoding putative porin, whose product MQSEIVKKPLALLAFISIPAAADPYQWEVGGDYQSKDYDSVVVGDGDDYKLWGAYYLSPVTTDKGPLAEAAFLSRASNISIDLTNEQYSSDYSYEYRVCTSGSNCMATHYGRSMENNKATLGFEYYLPASWLYVAGSYQYLDRSYESKRSVGGQPVFSQSSSTHEYWSASVGVTPLAGWLLAAQFGEGGDGELFEGDAAISSKYLWQLGGDRALNVEGTYFVDNGYNDWQIGADFYFSKTLSLGASYADNQSSEIRLKKFVTDSIALEASYIEFEEDYGYQSGDGFTVGVSTRF is encoded by the coding sequence ATGCAATCTGAAATCGTTAAAAAACCCTTAGCCCTGCTCGCGTTTATCTCTATTCCCGCAGCCGCAGATCCCTATCAGTGGGAAGTCGGAGGCGACTACCAAAGTAAGGATTATGATTCCGTCGTTGTTGGCGATGGAGACGACTATAAACTGTGGGGCGCCTACTATTTAAGTCCAGTGACCACGGATAAAGGACCGCTCGCTGAGGCGGCGTTTTTATCGCGTGCCAGTAATATTTCAATTGACCTGACCAACGAGCAATACAGTTCGGATTATTCTTACGAGTACCGAGTGTGTACCTCGGGATCGAACTGCATGGCTACACACTACGGACGTTCCATGGAGAATAATAAAGCAACGCTCGGATTTGAGTATTATTTGCCCGCCTCTTGGTTGTATGTCGCGGGCAGCTATCAATACTTGGACCGGAGCTATGAGTCAAAAAGGTCTGTGGGTGGGCAGCCTGTTTTTTCGCAATCCTCCAGTACGCATGAATACTGGTCTGCTTCTGTCGGTGTGACGCCGTTAGCGGGCTGGTTGTTGGCGGCTCAGTTTGGTGAAGGCGGCGATGGCGAATTGTTCGAGGGCGATGCGGCGATTAGCAGTAAATATTTATGGCAGCTTGGTGGTGACCGAGCGCTAAATGTAGAAGGGACTTATTTTGTCGATAATGGCTACAACGACTGGCAAATTGGGGCTGATTTTTACTTCAGTAAAACTCTGAGCCTTGGTGCCAGCTATGCAGATAATCAATCTTCAGAAATTCGTTTGAAAAAGTTTGTAACTGATTCAATAGCGCTGGAGGCTAGCTATATTGAGTTTGAAGAAGATTATGGTTATCAAAGTGGCGATGGGTTTACGGTAGGTGTTAGTACGCGATTTTAA
- the aroA gene encoding 3-phosphoshikimate 1-carboxyvinyltransferase — translation METLTLKPISTVRGEVTLPGSKSLSNRILLLAALAKGQTTITNLLDSDDVRHMLTALSALGVDYQLADDRRTCVVTGLGRAFSVSEPQTLFLGNAGTAVRPLTAALAISDGTFTITGEPRMYERPIGDLIDALAPLGADVTYLKDDGFPPLEINGKPLAGGEVSIKGNISSQYLTALLMVAPLFTGDTQINVEGELVSKPYIDITLDTMAKFGVQVTNNNYQSFTVTGGQQYQTPGDIMVEGDASSASYFLAAAAIGKGPVKVHGTGSASIQGDAKFAEVLEQMGAKVTYSDMWIEVEGTGELHGVDVDLNHIPDAAMTIATTALFAEGATRIRNIYNWRVKETDRLAAMATELRKVGAVVEEGEDYIHIEPPEKITSAAIDTYNDHRMAMCFSLASFGDADIIINDPKCTSKTFPTYFDEFARISQA, via the coding sequence ATGGAAACCCTGACGCTTAAACCCATCAGCACCGTTCGCGGTGAAGTGACCCTACCCGGCTCGAAAAGCCTGTCGAACCGCATACTGCTGCTGGCGGCTCTGGCCAAAGGGCAAACCACCATCACCAACTTGCTCGACAGCGACGACGTGCGCCATATGCTCACCGCGCTCAGCGCTTTGGGGGTTGACTATCAACTGGCCGACGACCGCCGCACCTGTGTGGTGACAGGCCTGGGGCGCGCTTTTAGCGTCAGCGAACCGCAAACCCTGTTTTTGGGCAACGCTGGCACCGCCGTGCGCCCATTAACCGCAGCGCTGGCCATTAGCGACGGCACCTTTACCATCACCGGCGAGCCACGCATGTACGAGCGCCCCATCGGCGATTTGATTGATGCACTCGCCCCTCTGGGCGCGGACGTGACCTACCTGAAAGACGACGGCTTTCCCCCGCTGGAAATTAACGGCAAACCCTTAGCGGGCGGAGAAGTCTCCATCAAAGGCAATATTTCCAGCCAGTACCTTACCGCGCTGCTGATGGTGGCACCGCTGTTTACCGGTGACACCCAGATTAATGTCGAAGGCGAACTGGTATCCAAGCCCTACATCGATATCACCCTGGACACCATGGCCAAATTCGGCGTACAGGTCACCAACAACAATTACCAGTCGTTTACCGTTACCGGTGGCCAGCAATACCAAACACCGGGCGACATTATGGTTGAGGGCGATGCCTCTTCCGCGTCTTACTTTTTGGCCGCCGCCGCCATTGGCAAGGGGCCTGTGAAAGTCCACGGCACCGGCAGCGCCAGTATTCAGGGCGATGCGAAATTTGCCGAAGTACTTGAGCAAATGGGGGCCAAGGTCACCTACTCGGACATGTGGATTGAAGTGGAAGGTACAGGTGAGTTACACGGTGTGGATGTCGACTTAAACCACATTCCCGATGCCGCCATGACCATCGCCACCACTGCGCTATTTGCCGAAGGCGCTACACGCATCCGCAACATTTACAACTGGCGCGTTAAAGAAACCGATCGCCTGGCCGCCATGGCCACCGAGCTGCGCAAAGTTGGCGCCGTGGTTGAAGAAGGTGAAGACTATATTCACATTGAACCGCCGGAAAAAATAACCTCGGCGGCGATTGATACCTACAACGACCACCGCATGGCCATGTGCTTTTCTCTGGCAAGCTTTGGTGATGCGGATATTATTATCAATGATCCCAAGTGCACGTCAAAAACCTTCCCCACTTACTTTGACGAGTTTGCCCGCATCAGTCAGGCTTAA
- a CDS encoding Gfo/Idh/MocA family protein, producing the protein MTDQTIRWGILGAGVIAHKMADAINLASDNQLLAVASRTPSKADAFAAEYDITAETYESLLTRDDIDVVYIATTHNFHADNALLALEHGKNLVIEKPFTVNAAEAQAIVDKARATKCFVMEAIWTRFLPSMLSLKEHISEGAIGQVKAAHVTFGGIAPDHYRGRLYDPAVAGGVTLDMGIYPVSMLCAALGKLPEVVSAQCVFTDTGVDEITSFQLRFPGPILATVNTSFNLMLGQEMTLYGDAGTLSYENFQGQSEYTLKQIEGREYAHTGTVGAENAENGFVHQVEEAARCLRKGLGESPIIPLEESVAIMKVLDQIRAKLPLRYDFE; encoded by the coding sequence GTGACCGATCAAACTATCCGCTGGGGTATCTTAGGCGCCGGCGTTATCGCCCATAAAATGGCCGACGCCATCAACCTTGCCAGCGACAACCAATTATTAGCTGTTGCCTCACGCACCCCCAGTAAAGCCGACGCCTTTGCGGCTGAATACGATATTACGGCCGAAACCTATGAAAGCCTGCTAACGCGGGATGACATTGATGTGGTCTACATCGCCACCACCCATAACTTTCACGCTGACAACGCCTTGCTGGCCTTAGAGCACGGCAAGAATCTAGTGATCGAAAAACCCTTTACCGTCAACGCCGCTGAAGCCCAAGCCATTGTCGACAAGGCGCGAGCCACGAAATGCTTTGTCATGGAAGCCATCTGGACGCGTTTTCTGCCCAGCATGCTCTCACTGAAAGAGCACATCAGCGAAGGCGCCATCGGCCAGGTGAAAGCCGCCCACGTGACCTTTGGCGGTATTGCGCCCGATCACTACCGCGGTCGGCTGTACGATCCGGCAGTAGCCGGTGGCGTCACGCTGGACATGGGTATTTACCCGGTGAGCATGCTGTGCGCGGCATTAGGCAAGCTGCCCGAGGTGGTAAGCGCCCAGTGCGTGTTTACCGACACCGGGGTGGATGAGATCACCAGTTTTCAGCTGCGCTTCCCCGGCCCCATACTCGCCACCGTCAACACCAGCTTTAACCTGATGCTGGGCCAGGAAATGACACTGTACGGCGACGCCGGTACCCTTTCCTATGAAAATTTTCAGGGCCAAAGCGAATACACCCTGAAACAGATTGAAGGCCGCGAATACGCTCATACCGGTACAGTCGGCGCCGAGAACGCCGAAAATGGTTTTGTCCATCAGGTGGAAGAAGCCGCCCGTTGCCTGCGTAAAGGCCTCGGCGAGAGCCCTATTATTCCACTGGAGGAATCCGTGGCCATCATGAAAGTCCTGGATCAGATACGCGCCAAACTCCCCCTTCGCTACGATTTCGAATAG
- a CDS encoding NUDIX hydrolase: MGKITQLNSKEVYKNYWMRVREDKIRRPSGAEGIYGVVEKPDFAVIAAIEKGQIFLVQQYRYTVGGRFWEMPQGAWEQNPDAAPEDLAAGELKEETGLVAGKMTQLAYQYLAYGFCNQGYHIYVAEELTQRARDLDAEEEDLIVKPFALSDVERMIENGEIRDATTVNVWGWLHRKGYLSA; the protein is encoded by the coding sequence ATGGGCAAAATCACGCAGTTGAACTCCAAAGAGGTCTATAAGAATTACTGGATGCGGGTGCGCGAAGATAAAATTCGCCGCCCCAGTGGAGCCGAGGGCATTTACGGTGTGGTGGAAAAGCCCGACTTCGCGGTGATCGCCGCCATCGAAAAAGGGCAGATTTTCCTGGTACAGCAGTACCGATATACCGTAGGGGGGCGTTTTTGGGAGATGCCGCAGGGCGCCTGGGAGCAAAACCCGGATGCCGCCCCCGAAGACTTGGCCGCAGGTGAGTTAAAAGAAGAGACGGGGCTGGTGGCAGGTAAAATGACGCAGCTGGCTTATCAGTATTTAGCCTACGGGTTCTGCAATCAGGGCTATCATATTTATGTGGCAGAGGAGTTAACCCAGCGCGCCCGGGATTTAGATGCTGAGGAAGAAGATTTAATTGTTAAGCCGTTTGCTTTGAGCGATGTCGAGCGCATGATTGAAAACGGAGAAATTCGCGACGCCACCACCGTCAATGTTTGGGGTTGGTTGCACAGAAAAGGTTACCTGTCTGCATAA
- a CDS encoding TIGR01458 family HAD-type hydrolase, with protein sequence MAIRAVFFDLSGVLYDGDSLIEGALEAVALARRRELALRFVTNTATKSRQQIVKKLQGLGIDLKPDELFTAPDAALAYIREHKLHPFTLVHQAIAPMFADHDGEPDSVVLGDAREQLTYASLNRAFGLLMQGKPLIGIGDNRYFSDGEHLLLDAGPFIHALSYAASVKPIIMGKPSADFFAQVVASVNVPATECLMLGDDVYGDIEGALNAGLQAALVQTGKYQAGDETKLPQPVNTLASVAALASVL encoded by the coding sequence ATGGCTATTCGCGCTGTGTTTTTCGATTTATCCGGAGTGCTTTACGATGGTGACAGCTTGATTGAGGGCGCGTTGGAAGCGGTAGCTTTGGCGCGTCGTCGCGAGCTGGCGCTGCGTTTTGTCACCAACACGGCCACCAAGTCGCGCCAGCAAATAGTGAAAAAACTACAAGGGCTCGGGATTGATCTTAAGCCCGACGAATTGTTTACCGCACCGGATGCAGCCCTTGCTTATATTCGCGAACATAAACTTCATCCTTTTACCTTGGTGCACCAGGCGATTGCGCCCATGTTTGCCGACCATGATGGCGAGCCAGATAGCGTAGTGCTGGGCGATGCCCGCGAGCAGTTAACCTACGCATCGCTTAACCGCGCCTTCGGGTTATTAATGCAGGGCAAGCCACTTATTGGTATTGGCGATAACCGCTATTTTAGCGACGGCGAGCATTTGTTGCTGGATGCCGGGCCTTTTATTCATGCCTTGAGTTACGCGGCGAGCGTTAAACCTATCATTATGGGTAAACCCAGCGCAGATTTTTTCGCTCAGGTCGTAGCTTCGGTAAATGTGCCTGCCACAGAGTGTTTGATGCTGGGCGACGATGTGTACGGCGATATAGAAGGCGCGCTTAACGCCGGCTTACAGGCGGCACTGGTACAGACGGGTAAGTATCAGGCCGGCGACGAAACAAAATTACCTCAACCTGTGAACACCCTCGCCAGCGTTGCCGCTCTTGCCTCTGTGCTTTAA
- a CDS encoding Gfo/Idh/MocA family protein: MRIGLVGLGDIAQKAYLPLICRHPAITPVLCTRDPQRLKQLSAQYRVGKSYTDYAALLQSAPDAVMIHASTESHYRLATAALERGIAVFVDKPLSYQLEECEGVIEFALARDLPLFCGFNRRYAPLYQEALATAPFNIHYQKNRHALPAAPRQFVYDDFIHVLDFVRHAGVAPGQNFHVLANQQKGLLANVQVSWQGAGAVFTAAMNRLCGRTFERLDYSGENQSWHIENLRQGIHCLGGKSHELNFGDWQDTLFKRGFVDMLEAFLLQVREGAANQDYLQGVLDSHRMCEQVLRALPK, encoded by the coding sequence ATGCGCATAGGTTTAGTGGGATTGGGCGATATTGCGCAAAAGGCGTATCTGCCGCTCATCTGCCGGCACCCGGCTATTACTCCAGTCTTGTGCACCCGTGATCCCCAACGGCTAAAACAGTTGAGTGCTCAATATCGGGTTGGCAAAAGCTACACCGACTACGCTGCGCTACTGCAAAGCGCTCCGGATGCAGTGATGATTCACGCCAGCACCGAATCCCATTACCGTTTGGCGACCGCCGCGCTGGAGCGGGGTATTGCAGTGTTTGTGGACAAGCCCTTAAGTTATCAGTTGGAGGAGTGCGAGGGTGTAATCGAATTTGCTCTTGCGCGAGATCTACCCCTGTTTTGCGGTTTCAATCGTCGCTATGCACCGCTGTATCAAGAGGCGTTGGCAACTGCGCCGTTCAATATTCACTACCAGAAAAATCGCCACGCACTGCCCGCTGCGCCGCGCCAGTTTGTGTACGACGATTTTATTCACGTATTGGATTTTGTGCGTCACGCGGGTGTGGCTCCCGGCCAGAATTTTCACGTGCTGGCGAATCAGCAAAAGGGCTTGCTGGCGAATGTTCAGGTCAGCTGGCAGGGCGCGGGAGCGGTTTTTACCGCCGCGATGAATCGCCTATGCGGCCGCACCTTTGAACGCCTAGATTACAGCGGCGAGAATCAGAGCTGGCATATTGAAAATTTGCGCCAGGGTATTCATTGTCTGGGCGGCAAAAGTCACGAGCTCAATTTTGGCGACTGGCAAGACACGCTTTTTAAACGCGGCTTTGTCGATATGCTAGAGGCATTTCTCTTACAGGTGCGCGAGGGCGCGGCCAATCAGGACTATTTACAGGGCGTGCTCGATAGCCATCGGATGTGCGAACAAGTGCTGCGCGCTCTGCCAAAGTAA
- the betT gene encoding choline BCCT transporter BetT has translation MTDPSAQPSQTDAENKPWIKVNPPVFIGAGGLCLLFVLFTVIMPKRAEGLFAAIQSWVLTSAGWFYILAVALFLIFVVGLAISGFGRIKLGPDHSEPDYSYTSWFAMLFSAGMGIGLMFFGVAEPVMHTMTPPVADPASADAAREAMRITFFHWGVHAWAIYAVVALSLAYFAFRQGLPLTIRSAFYPLIGERIYGPIGHAVDIFAVLGTIFGVATSLGFGVMQVNAGLNYLFDVQISTWVQIGLIAIITVFATISVVMGLDGGIRRVSELNLILAVLLLVFVLIAGPTEYLLQTYVQNTGYYLSGLIETTFNLYAYEPSGWIGGWTLFYWGWWIAWSPFVGMFIARVSKGRTIREFVVGVLLVPVGFTFMWMTFFGNTGIHMILDEGITQLADAVAADTSLALFQFFEYLPFSTLASLLATILVVTFFVTSSDSGSLVVDMLTSGGVDDDTPVWQRIFWSVTEGVIAAALLLAGGLTALQTATIASALPFAIIMLLMCWGLLKALRLELVKRTSLKEAMLAPRVATNPVPWEKRLARIVRQPGREDVLAFIDSTVQSALQRVADQLEKVGVEAAVGRDEKDRLWLEVNHGTEQDFFYSVHAKPYSPPAFIMRDTRANRGEKLRYYHAEVYLKEGGQDYDIMGWSEEQVIADVLDQYEKHMYFLSAVR, from the coding sequence ATGACCGACCCATCTGCACAGCCGTCACAAACCGATGCGGAAAACAAACCCTGGATCAAAGTGAATCCACCGGTGTTTATCGGCGCCGGTGGTTTATGCCTGCTGTTTGTGCTGTTTACCGTGATAATGCCCAAAAGGGCGGAGGGTCTGTTTGCCGCGATCCAAAGCTGGGTCTTAACCTCGGCGGGCTGGTTTTACATTTTAGCCGTCGCGCTGTTTTTGATTTTTGTGGTGGGGCTTGCCATTTCAGGATTCGGTCGTATAAAGCTTGGTCCCGACCACAGCGAGCCAGATTACAGTTACACCTCGTGGTTTGCCATGCTCTTCTCTGCCGGTATGGGCATCGGCCTGATGTTTTTTGGTGTGGCGGAGCCTGTAATGCACACCATGACTCCGCCGGTGGCGGACCCGGCCAGTGCCGATGCGGCCCGCGAGGCGATGCGCATTACGTTTTTTCACTGGGGCGTGCACGCCTGGGCCATTTACGCGGTGGTTGCTTTGTCGCTGGCTTATTTTGCGTTTCGCCAGGGGTTGCCGCTGACGATTCGCTCGGCGTTTTACCCGCTTATTGGTGAGCGCATTTACGGCCCCATTGGTCACGCAGTGGATATTTTCGCGGTACTAGGCACTATTTTTGGTGTTGCCACCTCGCTGGGTTTTGGTGTGATGCAAGTCAACGCCGGGCTCAATTATTTATTCGATGTGCAAATCAGCACCTGGGTACAAATTGGCCTCATTGCCATTATCACCGTGTTTGCCACCATTTCGGTGGTAATGGGGCTGGATGGCGGTATTCGCCGGGTGTCAGAGTTAAATCTTATTTTGGCGGTGCTGTTGCTGGTGTTTGTTTTGATTGCCGGGCCCACTGAGTATTTGCTGCAAACCTACGTGCAAAACACCGGCTATTACCTGTCGGGCCTGATTGAAACCACATTCAATTTATACGCTTATGAGCCCTCCGGCTGGATTGGGGGATGGACGCTGTTTTACTGGGGCTGGTGGATCGCCTGGTCGCCGTTTGTGGGTATGTTTATCGCGCGGGTTTCTAAGGGGCGCACCATTCGCGAGTTTGTGGTGGGCGTGCTGCTGGTGCCGGTCGGTTTTACTTTTATGTGGATGACCTTTTTTGGCAATACCGGTATTCACATGATTCTCGATGAAGGTATCACCCAGCTGGCGGATGCGGTTGCGGCGGATACCTCACTGGCGCTGTTTCAGTTTTTTGAATACCTGCCTTTCAGCACGCTTGCGTCCCTGTTGGCGACCATACTCGTTGTGACCTTTTTTGTGACTTCGTCGGATTCCGGCTCTTTGGTGGTGGATATGCTGACCTCTGGCGGGGTGGATGATGATACGCCGGTTTGGCAGCGCATTTTCTGGTCGGTTACCGAGGGTGTTATTGCCGCCGCTTTGCTGCTGGCTGGCGGGTTAACGGCGTTGCAAACAGCCACCATTGCCAGCGCCTTGCCGTTTGCCATTATCATGCTGCTGATGTGCTGGGGCCTGTTAAAAGCCTTGCGCCTGGAGTTGGTAAAACGCACCAGTTTAAAAGAGGCCATGCTGGCACCTCGCGTGGCGACGAACCCGGTGCCGTGGGAAAAACGCTTAGCGCGTATTGTGCGTCAGCCCGGGCGAGAGGATGTGTTAGCGTTTATCGACTCCACAGTGCAGTCGGCATTGCAACGGGTGGCCGACCAGCTGGAAAAGGTGGGGGTAGAAGCCGCAGTGGGGCGGGATGAAAAAGACCGCTTGTGGCTTGAAGTGAATCACGGCACCGAGCAGGACTTTTTCTACTCGGTGCACGCCAAACCTTATTCGCCACCGGCGTTTATTATGCGCGATACCCGCGCCAATCGCGGTGAAAAATTACGGTACTACCACGCCGAGGTTTACCTAAAAGAAGGCGGGCAGGATTACGACATTATGGGCTGGAGCGAAGAGCAAGTCATTGCCGATGTGCTCGACCAGTACGAAAAGCACATGTATTTCCTATCGGCTGTGCGTTAA
- the gltS gene encoding sodium/glutamate symporter produces the protein MQSLTLPPLPTLTLSILVLFLGLYLNRRFAWLERSNIPPSVTGGIIFSLVTASLYFIGGVQLLFDMQIRDFLLLVFFSTIGLSAKLNTLSAGGRALAKLVAIAAVFLLLQDIIGVLIAWLWGAHPGYGLMAGSVSFAGGHGTAIAWGQEAEAAGLMRAGELGIAFATFGLVMGGMIGGPIARRLIQKNQLYSSDETAPEIAFNAASPETSDPYSLPHLLRTIFVLALCIQLGQLANDLLAGYNILLPGFLTAMFSGIVLTNAADACKVPLNTVNISKFGQVSLSLFLAMSLMALQLWSLERAFTPILLVLAVQTLVMTLFALYVVFHFMGRDYDAAVITSGFAGLGLGATPVAIANMDAITTRFGPSQKAFLVIPLVGAFFIDILNAAAIKFFIGVMGGW, from the coding sequence ATGCAAAGCCTAACCCTACCGCCCTTACCCACGCTTACGCTAAGCATTCTGGTGCTATTTTTAGGCCTTTACCTCAACCGCCGCTTTGCCTGGCTGGAGCGCAGCAATATCCCACCTTCCGTAACCGGCGGCATTATTTTTAGTCTGGTTACCGCCTCGCTCTATTTTATTGGTGGCGTGCAATTATTATTCGACATGCAAATCCGCGACTTTTTGCTATTGGTGTTTTTCAGCACCATTGGCCTCTCGGCCAAGCTTAATACCTTGAGCGCTGGCGGCCGAGCGCTGGCCAAGCTGGTAGCCATTGCCGCCGTGTTTTTACTGTTACAAGATATTATCGGCGTTTTGATTGCCTGGCTGTGGGGCGCGCACCCGGGTTACGGTTTAATGGCAGGCAGCGTGTCGTTTGCCGGTGGGCACGGCACCGCGATTGCCTGGGGGCAAGAGGCTGAAGCGGCAGGTTTAATGCGCGCCGGCGAATTAGGCATTGCCTTTGCCACTTTCGGCCTGGTGATGGGCGGCATGATAGGTGGCCCCATCGCCCGGCGCTTGATCCAGAAAAACCAGCTTTACAGCAGCGATGAAACCGCCCCTGAAATTGCCTTTAACGCCGCCAGCCCGGAAACCAGCGACCCTTACAGTCTGCCGCACCTGTTACGCACCATTTTTGTATTGGCCTTGTGCATTCAACTGGGGCAGCTCGCGAACGACCTGTTAGCGGGCTACAACATTTTATTGCCGGGCTTTTTAACCGCGATGTTTTCCGGCATTGTTTTAACCAATGCCGCTGACGCCTGTAAAGTGCCCCTCAACACCGTCAATATCAGCAAGTTTGGGCAGGTCTCGCTCAGTTTGTTTTTGGCCATGAGTTTAATGGCCCTGCAGTTGTGGTCACTGGAGCGCGCCTTTACCCCCATCTTATTAGTGCTGGCGGTACAAACACTGGTAATGACTCTGTTTGCGCTATATGTGGTCTTTCACTTTATGGGGCGTGATTACGACGCTGCGGTTATTACCTCGGGTTTTGCGGGTTTGGGGTTGGGCGCGACACCTGTAGCGATCGCTAATATGGATGCCATTACCACTCGCTTTGGCCCCTCACAAAAAGCGTTTTTGGTGATTCCCTTAGTCGGCGCGTTTTTTATCGATATTCTTAACGCCGCTGCAATTAAGTTTTTTATTGGCGTGATGGGCGGCTGGTAG